In a genomic window of Miscanthus floridulus cultivar M001 unplaced genomic scaffold, ASM1932011v1 fs_709_1_2, whole genome shotgun sequence:
- the LOC136532781 gene encoding probable glycosyltransferase At5g25310 isoform X1, producing MRHAHGPNGNYTNQRTPPHIPAFPFFRGRVTPFFHHQKYKHQKTCARALFSPCRPRPPLHTNAATTARRHLPLGRLPRRVVPAPAPPPRRERDDDVRLLLPRRGARVPPRGGRGDGAAHILPALLPRRIHHEENRLRRSIVSRERDPATAALVSASGTRHAAPCSAAPARREASKTRAVVLEDGAGGGAALRQEGDTERRAGARRPRPVRASVQERLPVQEDGRRPIFHTPPLSGIYASEGWFMKLLKESRRHVVADATKAHLFYLPYSSQQLRLTLYQADSHNLRPLAAYLRNFVRGLANKYPFWNRTRGADHFLVACHDWGPYTTTAHRDIRKNAIKALCNADSSEGIFTPGKDVSLPETTIRTPRRPLRYVGGLPVSRRSILAFFAGNVHGRVRPVLLKHWGDGQDDDMRVYSLLPNRVSHRMNYIQHMKNSRFCLCPMGYEVNSPRIVEAFYYECVPVIIADNFVLPFSEVLDWSAFSVVVAEKDIPDLKKILQGISLRRYVAMHDCVKRLQRHFLWHARPIKYDLFHMILHSIWLSRVNQIELEG from the exons ATGCGACATGCGCACGGCCCAAATGGAAACTACACCAACCAGAGAACACCGCCGCATATCCCGGCGTTTCCTTTCTTCCGGGGGCGCGTCACGCCTTTTTTTCATCATCAGAAATATAAACACCAGAAGACATGCGCCCGCGCGCTCTTCTCTCCTTGCCGCCCGCGTCCTCCTCTCCACACCAATGCGGCCACCACCGCACGTCGCCACCTCCCCCTCGGCCGCCTTCCACGCCGGGTCGTCCCAGCGCCGGCCCCGCCACCGCGGCGGGAGCGGGATGACGATGTCCGTCTCCTGCTGCCGCGTCGCGGCGCTCGTGTCCCTCCtcgcggcgggcgcggcgacgGCGCTGCTCACATTCTCCCTGCCCTCCTCCCCCGGCGCATCCACCACGAGGAGAACCGACTTCGCCGGAGCATTGTCAGTCGCGAACGAGACCCCGCCACCGCCGCACTTGTCAGCGCCTCCGGCACCCGCCACGCCGCCCCCTGCTCCGCTGCCCCCGCCCGCCGTGAGGCCTCGAAAACGAGAG CCGTCGTACTGGAGGATGGCGCCGGAGGAGGCGCTGCGCTACGCCAAGAAGGAGATACGGAACGCCGAGCCGGTGCTCGACGACCCCGACCTGTACGCGCCTCTGTTCAAGAACGTCTCCCAGTTCAAGAG GACGGCCGGAGGCCCATCTTCCACACGCCTCCCCTCAGCGGCATCTACGCCTCCGAGGGCTGGTTCATGAAGCTCCTCAAGGAGAGCCGCCGGCACGTcgtcgccgacgccaccaaggCGCACCTCTTCTACCTCCCCTACAGCTCCCAGCAGCTGAGGCTCACGCTCTACCAGGCCGACTCCCACAATCTCAGGCCGCTGGCCGCGTACCTGAGGAACTTCGTCAGAGGCCTCGCCAACAAGTACCCGTTCTGGAACCGCACCAGAGGAGCCGACCATTTCCTTGTCGCCTGCCATGATTGG GGACCTTACACGACGACCGCGCACCGCGATATCCGCAAGAACGCCATCAAGGCGCTGTGCAACGCCGATAGCTCGGAGGGTATCTTTACCCCAGGGAAGGACGTCTCCCTGCCCGAAACGACCATCCGGACCCCGAGGCGGCCGCTCCGGTACGTCGGCGGCCTGCCGGTCTCCCGCCGGAGCATCCTGGCCTTCTTCGCCGGCAACGTGCACGGCAGGGTCCGGCCAGTGCTCCTCAAGCACTGGGGCGACGGGCAGGACGACGACATGCGGGTGTACAGCCTGCTGCCGAACCGGGTGTCCCACCGGATGAACTACATCCAGCACATGAAGAACAGTCGCTTCTGCCTCTGCCCCATGGGGTACGAGGTGAACAGCCCCCGCATCGTGGAGGCGTTCTACTACGAGTGCGTGCCCGTGATCATCGCCGACAACTTCGTGCTGCCCTTCAGCGAGGTGCTGGACTGGAGCGCCTTCTCGGTGGTGGTCGCCGAGAAGGACATACCGGACCTCAAGAAGATCCTGCAGGGGATCTCGCTGCGGAGGTACGTGGCCATGCACGACTGCGTCAAGCGCCTGCAGAGGCACTTCCTGTGGCACGCCAGGCCGATCAAGTACGACCTCTTCCACATGATCCTGCACTCCATTTGGTTGAGTAGAGTGAACCAGATTGAGCTCGAGGGCTGA
- the LOC136532781 gene encoding probable glycosyltransferase At5g03795 isoform X2, translating into MAPEEALRYAKKEIRNAEPVLDDPDLYAPLFKNVSQFKRSYELMERILKVYIYQDGRRPIFHTPPLSGIYASEGWFMKLLKESRRHVVADATKAHLFYLPYSSQQLRLTLYQADSHNLRPLAAYLRNFVRGLANKYPFWNRTRGADHFLVACHDWGPYTTTAHRDIRKNAIKALCNADSSEGIFTPGKDVSLPETTIRTPRRPLRYVGGLPVSRRSILAFFAGNVHGRVRPVLLKHWGDGQDDDMRVYSLLPNRVSHRMNYIQHMKNSRFCLCPMGYEVNSPRIVEAFYYECVPVIIADNFVLPFSEVLDWSAFSVVVAEKDIPDLKKILQGISLRRYVAMHDCVKRLQRHFLWHARPIKYDLFHMILHSIWLSRVNQIELEG; encoded by the exons ATGGCGCCGGAGGAGGCGCTGCGCTACGCCAAGAAGGAGATACGGAACGCCGAGCCGGTGCTCGACGACCCCGACCTGTACGCGCCTCTGTTCAAGAACGTCTCCCAGTTCAAGAG GAGCTATGAACTGATGGAACGGATACTCAAAGTTTACATTTACCAGGACGGCCGGAGGCCCATCTTCCACACGCCTCCCCTCAGCGGCATCTACGCCTCCGAGGGCTGGTTCATGAAGCTCCTCAAGGAGAGCCGCCGGCACGTcgtcgccgacgccaccaaggCGCACCTCTTCTACCTCCCCTACAGCTCCCAGCAGCTGAGGCTCACGCTCTACCAGGCCGACTCCCACAATCTCAGGCCGCTGGCCGCGTACCTGAGGAACTTCGTCAGAGGCCTCGCCAACAAGTACCCGTTCTGGAACCGCACCAGAGGAGCCGACCATTTCCTTGTCGCCTGCCATGATTGG GGACCTTACACGACGACCGCGCACCGCGATATCCGCAAGAACGCCATCAAGGCGCTGTGCAACGCCGATAGCTCGGAGGGTATCTTTACCCCAGGGAAGGACGTCTCCCTGCCCGAAACGACCATCCGGACCCCGAGGCGGCCGCTCCGGTACGTCGGCGGCCTGCCGGTCTCCCGCCGGAGCATCCTGGCCTTCTTCGCCGGCAACGTGCACGGCAGGGTCCGGCCAGTGCTCCTCAAGCACTGGGGCGACGGGCAGGACGACGACATGCGGGTGTACAGCCTGCTGCCGAACCGGGTGTCCCACCGGATGAACTACATCCAGCACATGAAGAACAGTCGCTTCTGCCTCTGCCCCATGGGGTACGAGGTGAACAGCCCCCGCATCGTGGAGGCGTTCTACTACGAGTGCGTGCCCGTGATCATCGCCGACAACTTCGTGCTGCCCTTCAGCGAGGTGCTGGACTGGAGCGCCTTCTCGGTGGTGGTCGCCGAGAAGGACATACCGGACCTCAAGAAGATCCTGCAGGGGATCTCGCTGCGGAGGTACGTGGCCATGCACGACTGCGTCAAGCGCCTGCAGAGGCACTTCCTGTGGCACGCCAGGCCGATCAAGTACGACCTCTTCCACATGATCCTGCACTCCATTTGGTTGAGTAGAGTGAACCAGATTGAGCTCGAGGGCTGA
- the LOC136532781 gene encoding probable glycosyltransferase At5g03795 isoform X3, which produces MERILKVYIYQDGRRPIFHTPPLSGIYASEGWFMKLLKESRRHVVADATKAHLFYLPYSSQQLRLTLYQADSHNLRPLAAYLRNFVRGLANKYPFWNRTRGADHFLVACHDWGPYTTTAHRDIRKNAIKALCNADSSEGIFTPGKDVSLPETTIRTPRRPLRYVGGLPVSRRSILAFFAGNVHGRVRPVLLKHWGDGQDDDMRVYSLLPNRVSHRMNYIQHMKNSRFCLCPMGYEVNSPRIVEAFYYECVPVIIADNFVLPFSEVLDWSAFSVVVAEKDIPDLKKILQGISLRRYVAMHDCVKRLQRHFLWHARPIKYDLFHMILHSIWLSRVNQIELEG; this is translated from the exons ATGGAACGGATACTCAAAGTTTACATTTACCAGGACGGCCGGAGGCCCATCTTCCACACGCCTCCCCTCAGCGGCATCTACGCCTCCGAGGGCTGGTTCATGAAGCTCCTCAAGGAGAGCCGCCGGCACGTcgtcgccgacgccaccaaggCGCACCTCTTCTACCTCCCCTACAGCTCCCAGCAGCTGAGGCTCACGCTCTACCAGGCCGACTCCCACAATCTCAGGCCGCTGGCCGCGTACCTGAGGAACTTCGTCAGAGGCCTCGCCAACAAGTACCCGTTCTGGAACCGCACCAGAGGAGCCGACCATTTCCTTGTCGCCTGCCATGATTGG GGACCTTACACGACGACCGCGCACCGCGATATCCGCAAGAACGCCATCAAGGCGCTGTGCAACGCCGATAGCTCGGAGGGTATCTTTACCCCAGGGAAGGACGTCTCCCTGCCCGAAACGACCATCCGGACCCCGAGGCGGCCGCTCCGGTACGTCGGCGGCCTGCCGGTCTCCCGCCGGAGCATCCTGGCCTTCTTCGCCGGCAACGTGCACGGCAGGGTCCGGCCAGTGCTCCTCAAGCACTGGGGCGACGGGCAGGACGACGACATGCGGGTGTACAGCCTGCTGCCGAACCGGGTGTCCCACCGGATGAACTACATCCAGCACATGAAGAACAGTCGCTTCTGCCTCTGCCCCATGGGGTACGAGGTGAACAGCCCCCGCATCGTGGAGGCGTTCTACTACGAGTGCGTGCCCGTGATCATCGCCGACAACTTCGTGCTGCCCTTCAGCGAGGTGCTGGACTGGAGCGCCTTCTCGGTGGTGGTCGCCGAGAAGGACATACCGGACCTCAAGAAGATCCTGCAGGGGATCTCGCTGCGGAGGTACGTGGCCATGCACGACTGCGTCAAGCGCCTGCAGAGGCACTTCCTGTGGCACGCCAGGCCGATCAAGTACGACCTCTTCCACATGATCCTGCACTCCATTTGGTTGAGTAGAGTGAACCAGATTGAGCTCGAGGGCTGA
- the LOC136532781 gene encoding probable glycosyltransferase At5g03795 isoform X4: MKLLKESRRHVVADATKAHLFYLPYSSQQLRLTLYQADSHNLRPLAAYLRNFVRGLANKYPFWNRTRGADHFLVACHDWGPYTTTAHRDIRKNAIKALCNADSSEGIFTPGKDVSLPETTIRTPRRPLRYVGGLPVSRRSILAFFAGNVHGRVRPVLLKHWGDGQDDDMRVYSLLPNRVSHRMNYIQHMKNSRFCLCPMGYEVNSPRIVEAFYYECVPVIIADNFVLPFSEVLDWSAFSVVVAEKDIPDLKKILQGISLRRYVAMHDCVKRLQRHFLWHARPIKYDLFHMILHSIWLSRVNQIELEG; encoded by the exons ATGAAGCTCCTCAAGGAGAGCCGCCGGCACGTcgtcgccgacgccaccaaggCGCACCTCTTCTACCTCCCCTACAGCTCCCAGCAGCTGAGGCTCACGCTCTACCAGGCCGACTCCCACAATCTCAGGCCGCTGGCCGCGTACCTGAGGAACTTCGTCAGAGGCCTCGCCAACAAGTACCCGTTCTGGAACCGCACCAGAGGAGCCGACCATTTCCTTGTCGCCTGCCATGATTGG GGACCTTACACGACGACCGCGCACCGCGATATCCGCAAGAACGCCATCAAGGCGCTGTGCAACGCCGATAGCTCGGAGGGTATCTTTACCCCAGGGAAGGACGTCTCCCTGCCCGAAACGACCATCCGGACCCCGAGGCGGCCGCTCCGGTACGTCGGCGGCCTGCCGGTCTCCCGCCGGAGCATCCTGGCCTTCTTCGCCGGCAACGTGCACGGCAGGGTCCGGCCAGTGCTCCTCAAGCACTGGGGCGACGGGCAGGACGACGACATGCGGGTGTACAGCCTGCTGCCGAACCGGGTGTCCCACCGGATGAACTACATCCAGCACATGAAGAACAGTCGCTTCTGCCTCTGCCCCATGGGGTACGAGGTGAACAGCCCCCGCATCGTGGAGGCGTTCTACTACGAGTGCGTGCCCGTGATCATCGCCGACAACTTCGTGCTGCCCTTCAGCGAGGTGCTGGACTGGAGCGCCTTCTCGGTGGTGGTCGCCGAGAAGGACATACCGGACCTCAAGAAGATCCTGCAGGGGATCTCGCTGCGGAGGTACGTGGCCATGCACGACTGCGTCAAGCGCCTGCAGAGGCACTTCCTGTGGCACGCCAGGCCGATCAAGTACGACCTCTTCCACATGATCCTGCACTCCATTTGGTTGAGTAGAGTGAACCAGATTGAGCTCGAGGGCTGA
- the LOC136532780 gene encoding ethylene-responsive transcription factor ERF096-like yields MEDGKDTGGGSATKYSGVRKRPWGKFAAEIRDPERGGARVWLGTFDTAEEAARAYDSSPARPAGSPATLLLPRHLPRPGGMGRWNGERMSSSASTIFSIKTSMAVNERFASCMPR; encoded by the coding sequence ATGGAGGACGGCAAGGACACGGGCGGTGGCAGTGCCACCAAGTACAGCGGCGTCCGTAAGCGGCCGTGGGGCAAGTTCGCTGCTGAGATCCGTGACCCGGAGCGTGGCGGCGCCCGGGTTTGGCTCGGCACATTCGACACGGCCGAGGAGGCCGCGCGCGCGTATGACTCGTCCCCGGCGAGGCCGGCAGGGTCGCCGGCAACTCTTCTTCTGCCCCGGCATCTGCCTCGTCCAGGGGGGATGGGCCGCTGGAACGGTGAAAGGATGAGCTCGAGTGCCTCGACGATCTTCTCGATAAAGACAAGTATGGCGGTAAATGAGAGGTTTGCGTCGTGCATGCCTCGCTAG